The DNA segment TACATTTTGATACTTTTTTATTCTTTTTTATCCTGCCGGCCATCCGAATCGCCTGTGTATTCCGGACCAACTATAATTATTTCCACGTTTCAGGTCGCTTCCGATTCTATATTAACTGATACACGCAGGAATATTGATGATGCGAAAAAAGAGCGTGAAAAGGAGTTAAGGATATGGAAAGCTGAACAACCTTTTATAATTGCCGGTTTAGTGAATGTTAAGCAAATTATTCCTTCTGTTTTGATCGATCTGCGCTATTCAGGCTTAAACAACTTTATGGATACTGATGTATATGGAGATATTGCCAATGCCTATTTGCAGCCGGATGTGACTGAAAAACTGGCGAAGGCACAAAATGCTTTGCGGGAAAAACATCCTGGTTACAATTTGATTATTTATGATGCGGCGCGTCCTTTAAGGGTACAGCAGCTCATGTGGGACAGTATAAAGGTGCCAAAAGGAGAAAAGACCAAATATTTATCGAATCCCCAATATGGATCCCTGCACAATTATGGAGCTGCCGTTGATATTGGTATTGCGGATAGTTTGGGTCGGGAACTTGATATGGGCACACCTTACGATTTTTTTGGCGAAGAGGCCTCCCCCCGGCGGGAAGCAGCTATGCTGGCTGAAGGCAAACTTACAATAGTACATGTAAAGAACAGGCAAATGCTCAGAGATATCATGTATAAAGCTGGTTTTTTCAATATCCAGACTGAATGGTGGCACTTTAATGCCTGTACCCTTGAGAATGCCGCCCGATCGTATAAATTAATAGAGTAGCCGGTTTTATGATTATGTCGTGGTAAGTTTTTATATTTATGCTTTTAATT comes from the Bacteroidota bacterium genome and includes:
- a CDS encoding M15 family metallopeptidase, with translation MKLFKYILILFYSFLSCRPSESPVYSGPTIIISTFQVASDSILTDTRRNIDDAKKEREKELRIWKAEQPFIIAGLVNVKQIIPSVLIDLRYSGLNNFMDTDVYGDIANAYLQPDVTEKLAKAQNALREKHPGYNLIIYDAARPLRVQQLMWDSIKVPKGEKTKYLSNPQYGSLHNYGAAVDIGIADSLGRELDMGTPYDFFGEEASPRREAAMLAEGKLTIVHVKNRQMLRDIMYKAGFFNIQTEWWHFNACTLENAARSYKLIE